A single window of Synechococcus sp. CBW1004 DNA harbors:
- a CDS encoding creatininase family protein — MPSTARSEAGLPGPVADLAAIRLQLRSWPEVEAYLERCRGVIVPLGSTEQHGPTGAIGTDALTAEAVALEVGRRTGVLVTPAQNFGMAEHHLGFAGTVSLQPSTLLAVLHDVVLSLARHGFERIFVINGHGGNIATARAAFAQAHGTAAARGLPVAERLRCQLANWFMAGPVMQEARSLYGDREGHHATPSEIALTLHLEPTLLAKHRPLDEPAPAGPIHGPDDFRRRHPDGRMGSDPFLAQPDHGERFLDLAATALATDLERFLAE, encoded by the coding sequence ATGCCCTCCACCGCTCGTTCTGAGGCTGGTCTGCCCGGCCCTGTCGCCGACCTGGCGGCGATTCGGCTGCAGCTGCGCAGCTGGCCCGAGGTGGAGGCCTACCTCGAGCGCTGTCGCGGCGTGATCGTGCCGCTGGGTTCCACCGAGCAGCACGGCCCCACCGGCGCCATCGGCACCGACGCCCTCACCGCCGAGGCGGTGGCCCTGGAGGTGGGGCGCCGCACCGGTGTGCTGGTGACCCCCGCCCAGAACTTCGGCATGGCTGAACACCACCTGGGTTTTGCAGGCACGGTCAGCCTGCAGCCCTCCACCCTGCTGGCGGTGCTGCATGACGTGGTGCTGTCGCTGGCGCGTCACGGCTTCGAGCGGATCTTCGTGATCAACGGCCACGGCGGCAACATCGCCACCGCCCGCGCTGCCTTCGCCCAGGCCCATGGCACCGCTGCCGCCCGCGGGCTGCCGGTGGCCGAGCGGCTGCGCTGTCAGCTGGCCAACTGGTTCATGGCCGGCCCGGTCATGCAGGAGGCCCGCAGCCTGTACGGCGACCGGGAGGGCCACCACGCCACCCCCAGCGAGATCGCCCTGACCCTGCACCTCGAGCCCACCCTGCTGGCCAAGCACCGACCCCTGGACGAGCCTGCGCCGGCCGGGCCAATCCACGGCCCCGACGATTTCCGCCGCCGCCATCCGGATGGCCGCATGGGCTCCGATCCCTTCCTGGCGCAGCCCGATCATGGCGAGCGCTTCCTCGATCTGGCCGCCACGGCGCTGGCGACCGATCTGGAGCGCTTCCTGGCGGAATGA
- the gatC gene encoding Asp-tRNA(Asn)/Glu-tRNA(Gln) amidotransferase subunit GatC has translation MTRITADDVRKVAQLARLDLPEERIATYTGQLERILDYVAHLQQVDTEGVPPTTRAVEVVNVTREDRVEPTPVREELLDLAPQREGDFFRVPKILGD, from the coding sequence ATGACACGCATCACCGCCGACGATGTGCGCAAGGTGGCGCAGCTGGCGCGGTTGGACCTGCCGGAGGAGCGGATCGCCACCTACACCGGCCAGCTGGAGCGGATCCTCGACTATGTGGCCCATCTGCAGCAGGTGGACACCGAGGGTGTGCCGCCCACGACCCGTGCCGTGGAAGTGGTGAATGTCACCCGAGAGGATCGGGTGGAGCCCACACCGGTGCGAGAGGAACTGCTGGATCTTGCTCCCCAGCGCGAGGGAGATTTCTTCCGGGTGCCGAAGATCCTCGGCGATTGA
- the crtR gene encoding beta-carotene hydroxylase, translating into MAAPRPAASIQSVPREYLDPPDPINPTVGLFVGGYLLAALTIWGWFVGQWPLPVLLILGFLALHLEGTVIHDACHNAAHPSRFWNAFMGHGAAMLLGFSFPVFTRVHLQHHAHVNDPKNDPDHIVSTFGPLWLIAPRFFYHEIFFFRRRLWRRYELLEWGIARGIFVAIVLAAIKFDFLPFIFNCWFAPALMVGVTLGLFFDYLPHRPFQSRNRWHNARVYPGRLMNWLIMGQNYHLIHHLWPSIPWFEYKPTYEATRHILDAKGSPQRLGMFESRVDLFNFLYDIFLGVRSHKRRRSRLRPLAGLMPTRHARRRVLEVLHRTAVSPPAR; encoded by the coding sequence ATGGCCGCTCCCCGCCCGGCCGCCTCGATCCAGAGCGTGCCGCGCGAGTATCTGGACCCACCGGATCCGATCAATCCCACTGTGGGGTTGTTTGTCGGTGGTTATCTGCTGGCGGCACTGACCATCTGGGGCTGGTTCGTGGGGCAGTGGCCGCTGCCGGTGCTGCTGATCCTCGGCTTCCTCGCACTCCATCTGGAAGGCACCGTCATCCATGACGCCTGCCACAACGCCGCCCACCCCAGCCGCTTCTGGAATGCCTTCATGGGGCATGGCGCAGCGATGCTGCTGGGCTTCAGCTTTCCGGTGTTCACACGGGTGCATCTGCAGCACCACGCCCATGTGAATGATCCCAAGAACGATCCCGATCACATCGTCAGCACCTTCGGGCCGCTCTGGCTGATCGCGCCGCGCTTCTTCTATCATGAAATCTTTTTCTTCCGCCGTCGTCTGTGGCGTCGCTACGAGCTGCTGGAGTGGGGCATCGCCCGCGGCATCTTCGTGGCAATCGTGCTGGCAGCAATCAAGTTCGATTTCCTCCCCTTCATCTTCAACTGCTGGTTCGCCCCGGCCCTGATGGTTGGCGTCACCCTGGGCCTGTTCTTCGATTATCTGCCGCACCGGCCGTTCCAGTCGCGCAACCGCTGGCATAACGCGCGCGTCTATCCAGGGCGTCTGATGAACTGGTTGATCATGGGCCAGAACTATCATCTGATTCATCACCTCTGGCCCTCGATTCCCTGGTTTGAGTACAAGCCCACCTATGAGGCCACCCGTCACATCCTCGACGCCAAGGGATCACCTCAGCGGCTCGGCATGTTCGAGAGCCGCGTCGATCTGTTCAATTTCCTCTACGACATCTTTCTCGGGGTCCGCAGCCACAAGCGCCGTCGCAGTCGCCTGCGCCCGCTCGCCGGTCTGATGCCTACCCGCCATGCCCGCCGCCGGGTTCTGGAGGTGCTGCATCGCACCGCCGTGTCTCCACCGGCCCGCTGA
- a CDS encoding Ycf66 family protein, whose amino-acid sequence MLATLAGFLALVLGLSLLLLPLLVTELSRPRDSAWGAVVLLLGLVLVTSAERLTGAPMLAVLCGGLLVGRLGGEVAQGRWRALSDEERLALGSSERWSRSFNQLAAVVASLVQSSVSRAAVVSAWVAERRQSRSHGKRWVRSEPPGQPAPAAPVTASDGESSEEAPSGSAAPAVAGAEGDEPMPPPPGTDSVPAIPATAASTATDEPSGASEAITPTSGGERISQNRTAATPRADPGIRIVADFGGIDALLAAAPQAEDPPPAAGAPVEPSAPASISEQDA is encoded by the coding sequence ATGCTCGCCACCCTTGCGGGTTTCCTGGCCCTGGTGCTGGGGTTGTCCCTGCTGCTGCTTCCCCTGCTCGTCACCGAGCTGAGCCGTCCCCGCGACTCCGCCTGGGGTGCGGTGGTGCTGTTGCTGGGTCTGGTGCTGGTGACCAGCGCCGAGAGGCTCACAGGAGCGCCGATGCTGGCCGTGCTCTGCGGCGGGCTTCTGGTGGGCCGTCTGGGGGGTGAGGTGGCCCAGGGCCGCTGGCGTGCCCTCAGCGACGAGGAGCGGTTGGCCCTGGGCTCCAGCGAGCGTTGGAGTCGCAGTTTCAACCAGCTGGCCGCCGTGGTGGCGAGTCTGGTGCAGTCATCGGTCTCTCGGGCGGCCGTCGTCTCCGCCTGGGTGGCGGAGCGACGCCAGAGCCGCTCCCATGGCAAGCGCTGGGTGCGTTCTGAGCCCCCGGGGCAACCCGCCCCCGCAGCGCCAGTGACTGCTTCCGACGGGGAGTCCAGCGAGGAGGCCCCGTCAGGCTCCGCGGCACCGGCGGTGGCCGGAGCGGAGGGCGATGAGCCGATGCCGCCTCCTCCCGGAACCGACTCCGTGCCTGCGATTCCCGCTACGGCCGCGTCGACGGCCACCGACGAGCCGAGCGGCGCCTCCGAGGCGATCACCCCCACATCGGGTGGAGAGCGGATCTCCCAGAACCGGACCGCAGCCACCCCCCGGGCGGATCCAGGCATTCGGATCGTCGCCGATTTCGGCGGCATCGACGCCCTGCTCGCTGCCGCTCCCCAGGCGGAGGACCCGCCGCCGGCAGCCGGTGCACCGGTGGAGCCGTCTGCCCCGGCCTCGATCTCTGAGCAGGACGCCTGA